Within the Mumia flava genome, the region GTTCCCCAGCTCGCGCGGACCCGTGAGGTCGCACCGGTCAAGCGGCTCGCACGGCTGTTCGGGATGAACATCTGGCTCGTCACGGGCCACACCGAGACCCAGGCGGTGCTCGCGGACCGGACCCGCTACAGCAACGACATCCGTCCGCTCGTCGGCGAGGTCGGGGCCAGCGACGGAGACATCGGCGGGCTGGGATTCACCGACCCGCCCGAGCACACCCGGCTGCGCAAGCTGCTGACGCCGGAGTTCACGATGCGCCGGCTCGCGCGGCTCACCCCGAAGATCGACGAGATCGTCGACCACCAGCTGGACGTGATGGAGGCCAAGGGACCCGAGGTCGACCTGGTGGCCGACTTCGCGTTCGCCGTCCCGTTCCTCGTGATCTGCGAGCTGCTCGGGCTGCCCGACGAGTCGCGGGACGAGTTCTTCGCCCTCGGCTCGGCGCGGTTCGACGTCTCCCAGGGCGGGGTCGGGAGCTTCGGCGCGATCTCGGACTCACGCGTGTTCCTGATGGACGCCACCAAGGCGCAGCGCGACAACCCCGGTGACGGGCTGATCGGCAAGCTCATCGAGCAGGTCGGCGACGAGATCTCCGACTACGACCTCGGCGGTCTCGCCGACGGCGTGTTCACCGGGGGTCACGAGACCACCGCCAGCACGATCGCGCTCGGTGCGATGGTCCTGATGAACGACGGCGAGGCGCGTCGCCGCCTGATCGCGGACGCCACGTTCGCCGACGCCGTGGTGGAGGAGATGCTCCGCTACCTCACCGTCGTGCAGATCGCCTTCCCACGGTTCGCCAAGGAGGACCACGCGCTGTTCGGCCGCCAGATCCGCAAGGGCGACGTCGTCGTCTGCTCGCTGTCGGGCTCGAACCGCGACGGCCGGACCGGCGCCGACCTCGAGTCGTTCAACCCGCACCGCGACTGGCCCGTCTCCCACGTCGCGTTCGGGCACGGGTTCCACCGCTGCGTCGGGGCCGAGCTCGCGCGGATGGA harbors:
- a CDS encoding cytochrome P450, which produces MRTIPSDVKAWFGQRLLLRSQRDGIDLSKLSFVPRRWLMPLRRDGLDPVPQLARTREVAPVKRLARLFGMNIWLVTGHTETQAVLADRTRYSNDIRPLVGEVGASDGDIGGLGFTDPPEHTRLRKLLTPEFTMRRLARLTPKIDEIVDHQLDVMEAKGPEVDLVADFAFAVPFLVICELLGLPDESRDEFFALGSARFDVSQGGVGSFGAISDSRVFLMDATKAQRDNPGDGLIGKLIEQVGDEISDYDLGGLADGVFTGGHETTASTIALGAMVLMNDGEARRRLIADATFADAVVEEMLRYLTVVQIAFPRFAKEDHALFGRQIRKGDVVVCSLSGSNRDGRTGADLESFNPHRDWPVSHVAFGHGFHRCVGAELARMELRAAYPKLFQRFPNLRMACSPAELQFRQRSIVYGVERLPVRLYG